One genomic segment of Candidatus Paceibacterota bacterium includes these proteins:
- the rpmG gene encoding 50S ribosomal protein L33 has product MAKKKPYVKIQCENCKRVNYHTHKSRQLNEKDGKKLVLSKFCKWDRKHTPHKETKK; this is encoded by the coding sequence ATGGCAAAGAAAAAACCTTACGTAAAAATTCAATGTGAGAACTGCAAGAGAGTGAATTATCATACTCATAAGTCAAGACAGTTGAACGAAAAGGATGGGAAAAAGCTTGTTCTTAGCAAATTTTGCAAATGGGACAGAAAGCATACGCCCCATAAAGAAACGAAGAAATAA
- the trmD gene encoding tRNA (guanosine(37)-N1)-methyltransferase TrmD yields MKKKFDIITIFPEIFNFYFKESIISKGVEKGLLEINVHDLRSWSKDKHKKVDDKPFGGGLGMVMKIEPIYNAVKDLKKKKSKVVLFSPRGKKFTQKTANELSKMNQVILICGRYEGIDERVKKEIADMEISIGDYVLMGGEIPSMVVIEAVSRLIPGVIGKEQFLKERVDKNGGFIEYPQYTRPEVFSPKKGTNWKVPKVLLSGNHKKIEEWKKKKGRIIE; encoded by the coding sequence ATGAAAAAAAAGTTTGATATAATCACTATTTTCCCTGAAATTTTCAATTTCTATTTCAAAGAAAGTATTATTTCAAAAGGAGTTGAAAAAGGACTATTGGAAATAAATGTTCATGATTTAAGAAGCTGGTCAAAAGACAAGCATAAAAAAGTGGACGATAAGCCGTTTGGAGGAGGACTTGGAATGGTGATGAAAATAGAGCCCATTTATAATGCCGTGAAGGATTTGAAAAAGAAAAAGTCAAAGGTAGTTCTTTTTTCTCCCAGAGGAAAGAAGTTTACTCAAAAAACAGCAAACGAACTAAGCAAAATGAATCAAGTTATTTTGATTTGTGGCAGATATGAAGGAATAGACGAAAGGGTGAAAAAAGAAATAGCCGATATGGAAATTTCAATAGGGGACTATGTTCTAATGGGAGGGGAAATTCCCTCTATGGTTGTTATTGAAGCTGTTTCGCGCCTTATTCCCGGAGTAATCGGCAAAGAGCAATTCTTAAAAGAAAGAGTTGATAAAAATGGAGGATTTATCGAATATCCCCAATATACAAGGCCTGAAGTTTTTTCTCCTAAAAAAGGAACAAACTGGAAAGTTCCGAAAGTTTTACTTTCCGGAAACCATAAAAAAATAGAGGAATGGAAAAAGAAAAAGGGCAGAATTATTGAATAA
- a CDS encoding KH domain-containing protein produces the protein MTKANSDQEFLEFIVKTLVDHPDDVKVERKVDEMGVLLSLTVNPEDMGQIIGRAGSTARAIRSLIRIIGLKNHARVNLKIEEPEGGRRMPEKVSAPVKEEKSEDLDDLKL, from the coding sequence ATGACAAAAGCAAACAGCGATCAAGAATTTCTCGAGTTTATTGTTAAAACGCTTGTTGACCATCCAGATGACGTTAAAGTTGAAAGGAAGGTTGACGAAATGGGAGTTCTTCTTTCTTTAACCGTTAATCCTGAAGACATGGGCCAGATTATTGGCCGCGCCGGCTCTACTGCCAGAGCGATAAGGTCTTTGATAAGGATAATCGGACTAAAGAATCACGCTAGGGTTAATCTTAAAATAGAAGAACCTGAAGGTGGAAGAAGAATGCCTGAAAAAGTGTCCGCTCCGGTAAAAGAAGAAAAGAGCGAAGACCTTGATGATTTAAAACTGTAA
- the rpsP gene encoding 30S ribosomal protein S16, translated as MLVIRFFRTGKRNQPFFKVVVTDKRNAPSGGRFVESVGYVNPLTKECRLEEDRIKYWLSVGAKPSDTVHNLLVKKGIIEGEKIPLHKVKPQSNEETKEEAVKEQASEEKKEEKVEKESVKEESSEQEKTEEKSEDKKEVLEKKEGKEIEEKKEEKEEKSA; from the coding sequence ATGCTAGTTATTAGATTTTTTAGAACAGGAAAAAGAAACCAACCCTTTTTTAAGGTTGTTGTTACCGATAAGAGAAATGCTCCTTCCGGAGGAAGGTTTGTTGAGAGCGTAGGATATGTAAATCCTCTGACAAAAGAATGTCGCCTTGAAGAGGACAGAATCAAATATTGGCTTTCGGTTGGAGCAAAGCCCTCAGATACGGTTCATAATCTCCTTGTTAAAAAAGGCATTATTGAAGGAGAGAAAATACCTTTGCATAAAGTAAAGCCGCAAAGTAATGAAGAAACAAAGGAAGAAGCTGTAAAAGAACAAGCTTCTGAAGAAAAGAAAGAGGAGAAGGTGGAAAAGGAAAGTGTAAAAGAGGAATCTTCAGAACAAGAAAAAACAGAAGAAAAAAGCGAAGATAAAAAAGAAGTTTTAGAAAAAAAAGAGGGTAAAGAAATAGAAGAAAAAAAAGAAGAGAAGGAAGAAAAATCGGCGTAA
- the rnc gene encoding ribonuclease III: MNDFSLLEKKLGIFFKDKNLLIQSFTHRSYLNENPDFKLFHNERLEFLGDAVLEHVVTECLFLSYPNKMEGELTAWRAALVNSKILFEIAKELNFGDFLLLSQGEKKEENKSRQYILANTMEAFIGGLYLDQGMEACSKFIKEHIIKHLPRIIEGNLHKSAKSKFQEIAQEKTSITPTYSVIKESGPDHDKIFAMGVYLGKDLIATGEGKSKQEAEEEAARKALDKIKI; the protein is encoded by the coding sequence ATGAATGATTTTTCACTTCTTGAAAAAAAATTAGGAATTTTCTTTAAAGATAAGAATTTACTGATACAGTCGTTTACCCATCGTTCTTATCTTAATGAAAATCCTGATTTTAAGCTCTTTCACAATGAAAGATTGGAATTTTTAGGAGATGCGGTTTTAGAGCATGTTGTTACCGAGTGTCTCTTTCTTTCTTATCCAAATAAAATGGAAGGGGAGCTTACCGCATGGAGAGCAGCTCTTGTAAATTCAAAGATACTTTTTGAAATTGCAAAAGAATTGAATTTTGGAGATTTCTTGCTTCTCTCACAGGGAGAAAAAAAAGAAGAGAATAAATCAAGGCAGTATATTCTTGCAAATACAATGGAGGCCTTTATCGGAGGACTTTACCTTGACCAGGGAATGGAAGCTTGTTCCAAGTTTATAAAAGAGCATATTATAAAGCACTTACCAAGAATTATAGAAGGAAATCTCCATAAGAGCGCGAAATCCAAGTTTCAGGAAATAGCCCAAGAAAAGACATCTATAACTCCGACATATAGCGTTATAAAAGAATCGGGGCCGGATCATGACAAGATATTTGCTATGGGTGTTTATTTAGGAAAGGACTTAATAGCAACAGGAGAAGGAAAATCAAAACAAGAGGCGGAAGAAGAGGCCGCCAGAAAAGCATTAGATAAAATAAAAATTTAA
- the nusB gene encoding transcription antitermination factor NusB: MASRHLSRSIAMQSLYEWDFFNKDKNLLEKIIERNIEEFGKEIEDKTFIWSLILGVVSNIKKIDEIIEKAAPEWPIEQITIIDRNVLRLGLYELLYEDKKEVPPKVAINEAIELAKTFGGKNSGKFINGVLGTVYREIEKKDE, encoded by the coding sequence ATGGCTTCCCGTCATCTATCAAGGTCAATTGCCATGCAAAGCTTGTATGAGTGGGATTTTTTCAACAAAGACAAGAATTTGCTTGAAAAAATAATTGAAAGGAATATAGAGGAGTTTGGAAAAGAAATAGAAGACAAGACATTTATATGGAGTTTGATTTTAGGAGTTGTTTCGAACATTAAAAAAATTGATGAAATAATCGAGAAGGCAGCTCCGGAATGGCCCATTGAGCAGATTACCATAATTGACAGGAATGTCCTTCGTTTGGGTCTTTATGAGCTTCTTTATGAAGACAAAAAAGAAGTCCCGCCAAAAGTGGCAATAAATGAGGCAATAGAACTTGCAAAGACATTTGGAGGAAAAAATTCGGGAAAGTTTATAAACGGGGTCTTGGGTACTGTTTACAGAGAAATAGAAAAAAAAGATGAATGA
- the rpmF gene encoding 50S ribosomal protein L32 has translation MAVPKQRKTSSRRDNRRMHIFLETPSLVSCSHCKKKIRPHTVCYNCGYYKKEEIVNVMEKLDKKERKKREKEISLREKEEKGQDSLTMENLSK, from the coding sequence ATGGCAGTACCAAAACAGAGAAAAACCAGTTCAAGAAGAGATAACAGGAGAATGCATATTTTTTTAGAAACCCCGTCTTTGGTTTCTTGTTCGCATTGCAAAAAGAAGATAAGGCCACATACCGTATGCTATAACTGCGGATACTACAAAAAGGAAGAGATTGTCAATGTCATGGAGAAACTTGATAAAAAAGAAAGAAAGAAAAGAGAAAAAGAAATTTCTCTTAGAGAAAAAGAAGAAAAAGGGCAGGATTCTTTAACAATGGAAAACTTGTCAAAATAA
- a CDS encoding TraX family protein, which produces MDKRESNYIKLVAVITMLIDHIGAFIYPFAILRIIGRIAFPLFAYQLTVGYQKTSSRKKYLNRLFFFAVISQIPYYFIYASIGKTVFLNILFSLMLGIFTISVFEKKKFIYLFLIIPASFFVEYGFYGLLTILIFYFFKKREEKIVLFSLATFSYAFIYQLFIQIYALFSLFFIFGPKIKINLPRYFFYIFYPVHLIVLYIIKIIFFNF; this is translated from the coding sequence ATGGATAAAAGAGAAAGCAATTATATAAAACTGGTGGCGGTGATAACAATGCTTATCGATCACATTGGGGCTTTTATTTATCCCTTTGCAATATTAAGGATTATAGGGAGAATAGCTTTTCCTCTTTTTGCCTATCAGCTTACGGTTGGTTATCAAAAAACATCAAGCAGAAAAAAATATCTTAACCGTCTTTTTTTCTTTGCCGTTATTTCCCAGATTCCTTATTATTTTATATATGCATCGATAGGGAAAACAGTTTTTCTAAACATTCTTTTTTCCTTAATGCTTGGAATTTTTACAATTTCGGTTTTTGAAAAAAAGAAATTCATTTATCTTTTTTTAATAATACCAGCTTCTTTTTTTGTTGAATACGGGTTTTATGGGCTTTTAACTATTCTAATATTTTACTTTTTCAAAAAAAGAGAAGAGAAAATAGTTCTTTTTTCTTTGGCAACTTTTTCCTATGCTTTTATTTACCAATTATTTATTCAAATATACGCTCTTTTTTCCCTTTTTTTTATTTTCGGTCCAAAAATTAAAATCAATTTGCCAAGATACTTTTTCTATATTTTCTATCCGGTTCATTTAATAGTTCTTTATATAATTAAAATTATATTTTTTAATTTCTAA
- a CDS encoding GNAT family N-acetyltransferase, with product MKTKIFKGKKITIRNISEEDFKNVQKFKDFVDSLVEEQAKVSMKKRVSLEEEKRWIERKIKGIENLKEVFLLAECEDKIVGTTGITLEKDRRDHIGGFGITIRKGYRRIGLGKYLMNEILKKAKKELKPRPKIIRLSVFLSNKPAIALYKKIGFKTVAKIPKQLQYKGKLEGEGIMIKIF from the coding sequence ATGAAAACTAAAATTTTTAAAGGCAAGAAAATAACAATAAGGAATATTTCAGAAGAAGATTTTAAGAATGTCCAAAAATTCAAGGATTTTGTTGATTCTTTAGTTGAAGAACAGGCAAAGGTTTCAATGAAAAAGAGAGTGTCCCTTGAAGAAGAAAAAAGATGGATAGAAAGAAAGATAAAGGGAATTGAAAATTTAAAAGAAGTTTTTTTATTGGCAGAGTGTGAAGATAAAATTGTCGGAACAACGGGCATTACTCTTGAAAAAGACAGAAGAGACCATATCGGAGGTTTTGGCATTACCATTAGAAAGGGTTATAGAAGAATTGGCCTTGGAAAATATTTAATGAATGAAATATTAAAAAAGGCGAAAAAAGAATTAAAGCCAAGACCGAAGATTATTCGACTTAGCGTTTTTTTAAGCAATAAGCCGGCTATAGCTCTTTACAAAAAAATTGGATTCAAAACAGTTGCTAAAATTCCAAAGCAGCTTCAATATAAAGGAAAATTGGAAGGAGAGGGGATTATGATTAAAATTTTCTAA
- a CDS encoding FKBP-type peptidyl-prolyl cis-trans isomerase, whose product MCEEWDFSRGVCKKGQLKAEILTEGEGKLAEKGNYLTLHYTGTLLDGKKFDSSVDRNQPFSFVLGQGRVIQGWEMGVLGMKKGEKRRLTISPELAYGKQGAGDIIPPDSILIFEIELLEIN is encoded by the coding sequence ATGTGCGAAGAATGGGATTTTTCGCGAGGAGTTTGCAAAAAGGGGCAGTTAAAGGCAGAAATCTTAACTGAGGGCGAAGGAAAATTAGCCGAGAAAGGAAACTATTTGACTTTGCATTATACCGGAACTCTTCTTGATGGAAAAAAGTTCGATTCAAGTGTTGACAGGAATCAGCCATTTTCTTTTGTTCTCGGGCAAGGCAGAGTGATTCAAGGATGGGAAATGGGTGTTTTGGGAATGAAAAAAGGAGAAAAAAGGAGATTAACTATTTCTCCCGAGCTTGCTTACGGAAAGCAGGGAGCGGGGGATATAATTCCTCCTGATTCTATTTTGATATTTGAAATAGAACTTTTAGAAATTAATTAA
- a CDS encoding MBL fold metallo-hydrolase: MNIKFLGAAKNVTGSKFLLEVSNKRILIDCGLYQEREFKSRNWDDFPVSPSSIDAIILTHGHLDHCGYLPKIVKDGFKGKIFCTEPTLEIVKIILLDSGKIQEEDAFKKKSRHKKEGRKGPHPEIPLYTIEDAKQVFPLLRGYPYKTVFEVTNEVTASFYDAGHILGAAMIELKVQSNGKTKTIIFSGDIGRWNKPILNDPTLFEKADIVFMESTYGNREHKSEDIEGDKLAKIIRRTAKEGGNIVIPVFALERAQEILYYMNKFFKEGVIPSLPVFVDSPMAINVTEVFKKYLQYFDENTRSLIEKGDSPFDFPLLKLTKTREQSISINNMEGSAIIMAGSGMCTGGRIKHHLISNITRKESSIVFVGYQAKGTLGREIVEKEKNVRILGKQYSVKANIENIEGFSAHADKSDLFKWIDNFKEKPQKIFIIHGEEEASNEFANFLREKIKSEIIVPSYLSEFPL; encoded by the coding sequence ATGAATATTAAGTTTTTAGGAGCCGCGAAAAATGTTACGGGTTCAAAATTCTTGCTTGAGGTTTCAAATAAAAGAATTTTAATAGATTGCGGCCTTTATCAAGAAAGGGAATTTAAAAGCAGAAATTGGGATGATTTTCCTGTTTCTCCAAGTTCTATTGATGCTATAATTTTAACCCATGGCCATCTGGACCATTGCGGGTATCTGCCTAAAATTGTAAAAGACGGCTTTAAGGGAAAAATATTTTGCACGGAACCGACGCTTGAAATAGTAAAAATAATTCTTCTTGATTCGGGAAAAATACAAGAAGAAGACGCTTTTAAAAAAAAGTCCAGGCATAAAAAGGAAGGAAGGAAAGGCCCGCATCCGGAAATTCCTTTGTATACAATAGAGGACGCCAAACAGGTTTTTCCTCTCCTTAGAGGTTATCCGTATAAAACCGTATTTGAGGTAACAAATGAAGTTACCGCTTCTTTTTATGACGCGGGCCATATACTTGGCGCCGCAATGATTGAGCTAAAGGTGCAGTCAAACGGAAAGACAAAAACAATAATATTTTCCGGAGATATAGGAAGATGGAACAAGCCGATTTTAAACGATCCGACTTTATTTGAGAAAGCGGACATTGTTTTTATGGAATCAACTTACGGCAACAGAGAGCATAAGAGTGAAGATATAGAAGGAGACAAACTTGCGAAGATAATAAGAAGGACGGCAAAAGAAGGAGGAAATATAGTCATACCGGTATTTGCTCTAGAGAGAGCTCAGGAAATATTATACTATATGAACAAGTTTTTCAAAGAGGGCGTTATTCCTTCTCTTCCTGTTTTTGTAGATAGTCCTATGGCGATAAACGTGACGGAAGTTTTTAAAAAATACCTGCAGTATTTTGATGAGAATACCCGTTCTCTTATAGAAAAGGGGGATTCGCCTTTTGATTTTCCCCTTCTTAAATTAACAAAAACAAGAGAGCAATCAATAAGTATTAATAATATGGAAGGTTCTGCCATAATAATGGCAGGTTCAGGAATGTGTACCGGAGGAAGAATTAAACATCACCTTATATCAAATATAACAAGAAAAGAATCAAGTATTGTTTTTGTAGGATATCAGGCGAAAGGGACGCTGGGCAGGGAAATAGTAGAAAAAGAAAAAAACGTCAGAATATTGGGAAAACAATATTCTGTAAAAGCAAATATTGAAAATATTGAAGGATTTTCTGCCCATGCCGACAAAAGCGATCTTTTTAAATGGATCGATAATTTTAAGGAAAAACCTCAAAAAATATTCATAATTCACGGAGAAGAAGAAGCGTCAAATGAATTTGCTAATTTTTTAAGAGAAAAAATAAAAAGTGAGATTATCGTTCCAAGTTATTTGTCGGAATTTCCTTTGTAA
- a CDS encoding U32 family peptidase: MKKNKFELMAPVGSFSSLVAACKAKADAVYLGLNDFSMRFGKNNFKVSDLTKIKKICNLYPQKPKVYVTLNTIVYDSEIKKLDKLIKKIKDKVDAVICWDFAVINLCKKYKVPFFISTQASVANKETAKFYQKLGAKRIVLARELDLKQIKEISKIKGLEIEVFIHGAMCVSISGRCFMSQFLFNKSANRGECFHPCRRSYVIKDEKYGNELKLENSRVMSAKDLCALPFIEELKKIKIKSFKIEGRNRDSRYVDSVVKVYRKALDNDLSKNEVQKLMKELTSVYNRGFSSGFYLGKPTPKDFSEIENSASDTYKEFLGKIVHLYPKVKVGAVKLSNNLKNGEEIIVIGKKSGVGKIKITDMEIENKKVKFAKKGQTVGIKFPFQFFKNDEVYKIKKRK, from the coding sequence ATGAAAAAGAATAAATTTGAACTAATGGCTCCGGTTGGCAGTTTTTCATCTCTTGTTGCCGCTTGCAAGGCAAAAGCAGACGCTGTTTATCTTGGCTTGAATGATTTTTCAATGCGTTTTGGAAAGAATAATTTTAAGGTTTCTGACCTTACAAAGATAAAAAAAATATGCAATTTGTATCCCCAAAAGCCGAAAGTTTACGTAACTTTAAATACTATTGTTTACGATTCTGAAATAAAAAAGCTGGATAAATTAATAAAGAAGATAAAAGACAAGGTGGATGCCGTAATTTGCTGGGATTTTGCCGTAATAAATTTATGCAAGAAATACAAGGTCCCTTTTTTTATTTCAACCCAGGCAAGCGTTGCCAATAAAGAAACGGCAAAGTTTTATCAAAAACTGGGAGCAAAGAGAATTGTCCTTGCCAGAGAGTTAGATTTAAAGCAAATAAAAGAGATAAGCAAGATAAAAGGGCTTGAAATAGAGGTTTTTATCCATGGGGCAATGTGCGTTTCTATTTCCGGAAGATGCTTTATGAGCCAGTTTCTATTTAATAAATCAGCAAATAGGGGAGAGTGTTTTCATCCCTGTAGAAGATCTTATGTTATTAAAGACGAAAAATACGGCAACGAACTAAAGCTTGAAAACAGCAGAGTAATGTCGGCAAAAGACCTCTGCGCTCTTCCTTTTATTGAAGAATTAAAAAAGATAAAAATTAAATCTTTTAAAATAGAAGGAAGAAACAGGGATAGCAGATATGTTGATTCTGTAGTTAAGGTTTATAGAAAAGCGCTAGATAATGATTTGAGTAAAAATGAAGTTCAAAAGTTAATGAAAGAGCTAACATCTGTTTATAACAGAGGATTTTCTTCTGGTTTTTACCTTGGAAAGCCAACTCCCAAAGATTTTTCGGAAATTGAAAATTCGGCAAGTGACACTTACAAGGAATTTTTGGGAAAAATCGTTCATTTATATCCCAAGGTAAAAGTTGGAGCGGTTAAACTGTCAAATAATCTTAAAAACGGAGAGGAGATTATTGTAATTGGCAAGAAGTCGGGAGTTGGGAAAATAAAAATTACTGATATGGAAATAGAGAATAAAAAAGTCAAATTTGCAAAAAAGGGACAGACAGTTGGAATAAAGTTTCCTTTTCAATTTTTTAAAAACGACGAAGTTTATAAAATAAAAAAAAGAAAATAA
- the dnaX gene encoding DNA polymerase III subunit gamma/tau: protein MSTVLYRKYRPKSFSELIGQEHVVKTITNALLKEAVSHAYLFSGPRGSGKTTIARLLAKALNCHNRKKGEFEPCNNCPSCKEIAENRSLDLIEIDAASNRGIDEIRDLREGIRFSPAKEKYKVFIIDEAHQLTKEAVNALLKTLEEPPSHAVFILATTEIHKMIPTIISRCQRFDFRKLRMDELIKRLEILSKKEGVEIDKDAFNIIAVNSGGALRDAESLLDQVLAFSGKKKKITREDIKSLLGIADINMASQFTEYIVKKDPGGAIKYLQNIVEKGYDPQEFLKILIQYMRQALIMKINPDITNPIITGLTEEEQMAIKEQTDGLKEEDIRRALNLFLEAENRMKYSSIQQLPLELAIIEIILPKE from the coding sequence ATGTCAACCGTTCTTTACAGAAAATACAGGCCCAAGAGCTTTTCTGAACTTATAGGCCAGGAGCATGTCGTAAAAACGATAACAAACGCCCTTTTGAAAGAGGCCGTTTCCCATGCTTATCTTTTTTCGGGCCCAAGGGGAAGCGGAAAAACGACTATTGCCCGCCTTTTGGCAAAGGCCTTAAATTGCCATAATAGGAAGAAAGGGGAGTTTGAACCCTGTAATAATTGCCCTTCTTGCAAGGAAATAGCGGAAAACAGATCTCTTGATCTTATTGAGATAGATGCCGCTTCAAACAGGGGGATAGATGAGATAAGAGATCTTAGGGAAGGGATAAGGTTTTCTCCGGCAAAAGAAAAATACAAGGTTTTTATAATAGACGAAGCTCATCAATTAACAAAAGAAGCAGTTAATGCTCTTTTGAAAACCCTTGAAGAGCCGCCGTCTCATGCCGTTTTTATTCTTGCTACGACTGAAATTCACAAGATGATTCCGACAATCATTTCCCGTTGCCAAAGATTTGATTTTAGAAAGCTTAGAATGGACGAGCTTATAAAACGGCTGGAGATTCTTTCAAAGAAAGAAGGAGTTGAAATAGACAAAGATGCTTTTAATATCATTGCCGTTAATTCCGGAGGGGCGTTAAGGGATGCGGAGAGTTTACTTGACCAGGTTTTGGCATTTTCCGGAAAAAAGAAAAAGATTACGAGAGAAGATATTAAGAGTCTTCTGGGGATTGCCGATATTAACATGGCAAGCCAATTTACCGAATATATTGTCAAAAAAGATCCCGGAGGAGCAATTAAATATCTTCAAAATATAGTTGAAAAAGGGTACGACCCTCAGGAGTTCTTAAAGATTCTTATTCAATATATGAGGCAGGCTTTAATAATGAAGATAAATCCGGATATTACAAATCCGATTATCACGGGATTGACAGAAGAAGAACAAATGGCTATTAAAGAGCAGACAGATGGTTTAAAAGAAGAAGATATTAGAAGGGCTCTTAATCTTTTTCTTGAAGCGGAGAATAGAATGAAATATTCTTCCATTCAGCAGCTTCCTTTGGAACTTGCAATAATAGAGATTATATTGCCGAAAGAGTAA
- a CDS encoding GtrA family protein, with the protein MKKIDKIISPIIGFLIGVFFLVILWSAGLKNNLLFALPFVFSPLVFLGMFVASFLGKKFLIFYQGGKFLLVGALNTFVDFGVLNFLMFSTSIFSGAGYSFFKALSFFCSVVNSYFWNKFWTFEQKETGVIKTSEFGKFAGIAGIGFALNVAIASFVVNAIGPQFGVSEELWSNFGAFIAILCVFLWNFFGYKLFVFKK; encoded by the coding sequence ATGAAAAAAATAGATAAGATAATAAGCCCGATAATCGGTTTTTTAATAGGAGTATTCTTTCTTGTTATTCTTTGGAGCGCAGGATTAAAAAATAATCTTCTTTTTGCTTTGCCGTTTGTTTTCTCTCCGCTCGTATTTTTAGGAATGTTTGTCGCTTCTTTTTTAGGAAAGAAGTTTTTAATATTTTATCAGGGAGGGAAGTTTCTTTTGGTCGGAGCGCTCAATACTTTTGTTGATTTTGGGGTTTTGAACTTTTTGATGTTTTCAACTTCAATATTTTCCGGAGCCGGATATTCTTTTTTCAAGGCCCTTTCTTTCTTTTGTTCCGTTGTTAATTCCTATTTCTGGAACAAGTTTTGGACATTTGAGCAAAAGGAAACAGGGGTTATAAAAACAAGCGAATTTGGAAAATTTGCGGGAATTGCTGGCATTGGTTTTGCTCTAAATGTAGCCATTGCTTCTTTTGTAGTAAACGCTATAGGTCCTCAATTTGGGGTTTCAGAAGAACTGTGGAGTAATTTTGGCGCCTTTATTGCTATTCTTTGCGTATTCTTATGGAATTTTTTCGGCTATAAATTATTTGTCTTTAAGAAATAA
- a CDS encoding small multi-drug export protein yields MEIINGIKIFLLAMTPVGELRLSIPMGLIAYNFSPFSVYFISLFGNLVPAFFILLLLSPISDFLSKKSVLFYRFFSFLFSKTRKNHSSRIKKYGFLALVTFVAIPLPITGVWTASLAAFVFGIPFKKAFPLISLGAAIAGIVVLFIIKAGIAIESYFGWQTLLGIIMVFLFVFLLYKSKKNGKDVFHIFKKIGIMEE; encoded by the coding sequence ATGGAAATAATAAATGGAATAAAAATCTTTTTACTGGCAATGACGCCAGTTGGAGAATTGCGCCTTTCAATTCCGATGGGCCTTATTGCTTACAATTTTAGCCCTTTTTCTGTTTACTTTATTTCTCTTTTTGGCAATCTTGTTCCGGCTTTTTTTATTCTTCTTCTGCTTTCTCCAATATCTGATTTTCTTTCTAAAAAGTCAGTTCTTTTTTACCGGTTTTTCTCTTTCCTTTTTTCAAAGACGAGGAAAAATCACTCTTCAAGGATAAAAAAATACGGGTTTTTAGCTCTTGTCACTTTTGTTGCCATTCCTTTGCCGATAACAGGAGTGTGGACCGCCTCGCTTGCCGCTTTTGTTTTCGGAATTCCTTTTAAAAAGGCCTTTCCCCTTATTTCTCTTGGAGCCGCAATAGCCGGAATTGTTGTTCTTTTTATAATCAAGGCCGGCATTGCTATTGAGAGCTATTTCGGATGGCAAACGCTTTTGGGAATTATTATGGTTTTTCTTTTTGTCTTTCTGCTTTACAAAAGCAAGAAAAACGGAAAGGACGTATTTCATATTTTTAAAAAAATAGGTATAATGGAAGAATGA